One genomic region from Cellulomonas fengjieae encodes:
- a CDS encoding DUF5679 domain-containing protein, with translation MAETYAGEFYCVKCKEKREAEGDVVISESGRRMAKAVCPVCGTKLNRILGKA, from the coding sequence ATGGCCGAGACGTATGCAGGCGAGTTCTATTGCGTGAAGTGCAAGGAGAAGCGTGAGGCCGAGGGCGACGTCGTCATCTCGGAGTCCGGCCGCCGGATGGCCAAGGCCGTCTGCCCGGTCTGCGGGACGAAGCTGAACCGGATCCTCGGCAAGGCCTGA
- a CDS encoding ThiF family adenylyltransferase, which produces MRLRDGLQVLRRTATEVQVGTDPRWAVRLTDLTSAEADLLLSVGPRTDLGRVLGAAARRGLDGERVQALVGVLVEARLTDDHPPRAVLRGPAAADATTWSLLRADGDGAGLVRARAQRVVAVLGLGPTGLGIAVGLAAAGVGTLLLDDERPVRSTDVGVCGYRWADAGAPREHVAARILRDVAPHVSTLSQRPADAVVLVEDGVADPMRGPVLVCGATAHLSVVIREADTVVGPFVVPGAGPCLRCLDLHRADADASWPTIATQLRAGTADESGVVAAVCAGLAASAVLAHLDRVAGLAPGVTFEVALPDAVPRRRTWAVHPECGCTALPASPAGAPV; this is translated from the coding sequence ATGCGACTGCGTGACGGGCTGCAGGTGCTGCGACGCACCGCGACCGAGGTCCAGGTCGGCACCGACCCGCGCTGGGCCGTCCGGCTGACCGACCTCACCTCCGCGGAAGCGGACCTGCTGCTCTCCGTCGGGCCGCGCACCGACCTGGGTCGCGTCCTCGGGGCCGCGGCGCGTCGGGGCCTGGACGGCGAACGGGTCCAGGCGCTCGTGGGCGTGCTGGTGGAGGCGCGGCTCACCGACGACCATCCGCCTCGGGCGGTCCTGCGAGGTCCAGCGGCGGCGGACGCGACCACGTGGTCCCTCCTGCGCGCCGACGGCGACGGCGCCGGCCTGGTCCGGGCGCGTGCGCAGCGGGTGGTCGCGGTGCTGGGCCTCGGACCCACCGGCCTCGGCATCGCCGTCGGCCTCGCGGCGGCGGGGGTCGGCACGCTCCTGCTCGACGACGAGCGTCCGGTGCGATCGACGGACGTCGGCGTGTGCGGATACCGGTGGGCGGACGCCGGAGCGCCGCGCGAGCACGTGGCCGCACGCATCCTGCGGGACGTCGCGCCGCACGTGTCCACGCTGTCGCAGCGCCCGGCGGACGCCGTGGTGCTCGTCGAGGACGGGGTGGCGGACCCCATGCGCGGGCCCGTCCTGGTGTGCGGGGCCACCGCCCACCTCAGCGTGGTGATCCGCGAGGCCGACACGGTCGTCGGGCCGTTCGTCGTCCCCGGCGCGGGGCCGTGCCTGCGCTGCCTCGACCTGCACCGCGCCGACGCCGACGCGTCGTGGCCGACCATCGCCACGCAGCTGCGTGCCGGGACCGCCGACGAGTCCGGCGTCGTCGCGGCGGTGTGCGCCGGGCTGGCCGCCTCGGCCGTGCTCGCGCACCTGGACCGCGTCGCCGGGCTCGCACCCGGCGTCACGTTCGAGGTCGCCCTGCCGGACGCCGTTCCCCGCAGACGCACGTGGGCGGTGCACCCCGAGTGCGGGTGCACCGCCCTTCCGGCGTCGCCGGCGGGCGCGCCGGTCTGA
- a CDS encoding WhiB family transcriptional regulator, with protein sequence MRLTALLDTVNHGGSGPWPLTDCTSATDDRQTFDQLVAGCVPCRSNDPELWFAERTADVEKAKALCRECPLIEGCLAGAIDRAEPWGVWGGEVFVGGVVVATKRGRGRPRKNPDTAV encoded by the coding sequence GTGCGGCTCACCGCGCTGCTCGACACGGTGAACCACGGCGGATCCGGTCCGTGGCCCCTTACCGACTGCACTTCGGCGACCGACGACCGCCAGACGTTCGACCAGCTCGTCGCCGGATGCGTCCCCTGCCGGTCCAACGACCCGGAGCTCTGGTTCGCGGAGCGGACGGCCGACGTCGAGAAGGCCAAGGCCCTGTGCCGGGAGTGCCCCCTGATCGAGGGGTGCCTGGCCGGCGCGATCGACCGCGCCGAGCCGTGGGGCGTCTGGGGCGGCGAGGTGTTCGTCGGTGGGGTGGTGGTCGCGACCAAGCGTGGTCGCGGACGCCCTCGCAAGAACCCGGACACCGCGGTCTGA
- a CDS encoding ATP-dependent helicase, with the protein MSAEALLDALDPEQRAVATTLRGPVRVLAGAGTGKTRAITHRIAYGIQVGAYRPANVLAVTFTARAAGEMRTRLRLLGASGVQARTFHAAALRQLGFFWPKVVGGPPPRILEQKAKLVAHAAQLVGIETDRESVRDLASEIEWAKVSLVTADDYVKAAAATDRPGPGGIDPQSVARLMAAYESTKDQQGVIDFEDVLLLLAAMLAERRDVSDSVREQYQHFVVDEYQDVSPLQQYLLDQWLGGRQELCVVGDPSQTIYSFAGASAHHLMSFTKTYPRATTVELVRDYRSTPQVVGLANHVMHAARKAGGPSPLELRAQRPDGPDVSFVTYPDDEAEAAGVTDEIARLIRGGVGPADIAVLFRTNVQSEAFEAALADRGIAYQVRGNARFFARADVRKAMVLLRGGARAADPETPMPDSVRDILRNAGWTDTPPEGRGASRERWDALQALVSLADALAAAPPTGSGPPTVADLVAELDERATAQHAPTVEGVTLASLHAAKGLEWDAVFLVGLSDGLLPTVQAQTDAALAEERRLLYVGITRAREHLHLSYSRARHPRARAGRGVSRFLTDLWPDERRRPGVPLRDLDGREQAVVEGLTSWRDEHAAQLRRQPASILTSATIRAIAQADPSTLEELGAVRGVGPMTLADVGEDVLAAVRGSRADAGSLGRSGVGRNSSRNVR; encoded by the coding sequence ATGTCCGCCGAAGCCCTCCTCGACGCCCTCGATCCCGAGCAGCGCGCCGTCGCCACCACGCTGCGGGGACCCGTGCGCGTGCTCGCGGGTGCCGGCACGGGCAAGACGAGGGCGATCACGCACCGCATCGCCTACGGCATCCAGGTGGGCGCGTACCGGCCGGCCAACGTGCTGGCCGTCACGTTCACCGCCCGCGCCGCCGGTGAGATGCGCACCCGGCTGCGGCTGCTGGGTGCGTCCGGTGTCCAGGCCCGCACGTTCCACGCCGCGGCGCTGCGTCAGCTCGGCTTCTTCTGGCCCAAGGTCGTCGGCGGTCCGCCGCCGCGGATCCTCGAGCAGAAGGCCAAGCTGGTCGCGCACGCCGCGCAGCTGGTCGGCATCGAGACCGACCGGGAGAGCGTGCGTGACCTCGCGTCGGAGATCGAGTGGGCCAAGGTCAGCCTGGTCACCGCGGACGACTACGTGAAGGCTGCCGCCGCCACCGATCGACCCGGCCCCGGCGGCATCGACCCGCAGTCGGTGGCGCGGCTGATGGCCGCGTACGAGTCGACCAAGGACCAGCAGGGCGTCATCGACTTCGAGGACGTGCTGCTCCTGCTCGCGGCCATGCTGGCCGAGCGGCGGGACGTGTCCGACTCGGTCCGCGAGCAGTACCAGCACTTCGTCGTCGACGAGTACCAGGACGTCAGCCCTCTCCAGCAGTACCTGCTCGACCAGTGGCTCGGTGGCCGGCAGGAGCTCTGCGTCGTCGGGGACCCCAGCCAGACCATCTACTCGTTCGCCGGAGCCTCCGCGCACCACCTCATGTCGTTCACCAAGACGTACCCGCGCGCCACCACCGTCGAGCTGGTCCGCGACTACCGCTCGACGCCGCAGGTGGTGGGCCTGGCCAACCACGTGATGCACGCGGCCCGCAAGGCGGGCGGGCCCAGCCCGCTGGAGCTCCGGGCGCAGCGGCCCGACGGACCCGACGTGTCGTTCGTGACGTACCCGGACGACGAGGCCGAGGCCGCCGGCGTGACCGACGAGATCGCGCGGCTGATCCGGGGCGGGGTGGGGCCCGCTGACATCGCCGTGCTCTTCCGCACCAACGTGCAGTCGGAGGCGTTCGAGGCGGCGCTCGCCGACCGGGGCATCGCCTACCAGGTCCGGGGCAACGCGCGGTTCTTCGCGCGCGCCGACGTGCGCAAGGCCATGGTGCTGCTGCGCGGCGGCGCCCGGGCCGCGGACCCCGAGACCCCGATGCCGGACTCGGTCCGGGACATCCTGCGCAACGCGGGCTGGACGGACACCCCGCCGGAGGGCCGGGGCGCGAGCCGCGAGCGCTGGGACGCGCTGCAGGCGCTCGTCTCGCTCGCCGACGCCCTCGCGGCGGCGCCGCCCACGGGCAGCGGCCCGCCGACCGTCGCGGACCTGGTGGCGGAGCTCGACGAGCGGGCCACCGCCCAGCACGCGCCGACCGTCGAGGGCGTGACGCTCGCGTCGCTGCACGCCGCCAAGGGCCTCGAGTGGGACGCGGTGTTCCTCGTCGGTCTCTCGGACGGCCTGCTGCCCACGGTCCAGGCGCAGACCGACGCGGCGCTCGCCGAGGAGCGGCGGCTGCTGTACGTCGGGATCACCCGGGCGCGCGAGCACCTTCACCTGTCGTACTCGCGGGCGCGGCACCCGCGCGCCAGGGCCGGCCGCGGCGTCTCGCGGTTCCTCACGGACCTGTGGCCCGACGAGCGACGTCGGCCGGGCGTCCCGCTCCGCGACCTGGACGGCCGCGAGCAGGCCGTGGTCGAGGGCCTCACCTCGTGGCGCGACGAGCACGCCGCGCAGCTGCGCCGCCAGCCCGCCTCCATCCTGACGAGCGCCACGATCCGTGCGATCGCCCAGGCCGATCCCAGCACGCTGGAAGAGCTGGGCGCCGTCCGCGGCGTGGGCCCGATGACGCTCGCGGACGTCGGCGAGGACGTGCTGGCTGCCGTCCGCGGAAGCCGCGCGGACGCCGGCTCGCTGGGCCGATCGGGTGTTGGCAGAAACTCGTCGAGGAATGTTCGGTAA
- a CDS encoding mycoredoxin translates to MTTQTLPEAGTITMYSTTWCGYCRRLKTQLDSAGIGYTEVNIEDHPDAAALVESVNGGNQTVPTVVFPDGSAVTNPSLAQVRDRLS, encoded by the coding sequence ATGACCACCCAGACCCTGCCCGAGGCCGGCACGATCACGATGTACTCCACGACCTGGTGCGGCTACTGCCGCCGGCTCAAGACGCAGCTGGACTCCGCAGGGATCGGCTACACCGAGGTGAACATCGAGGACCACCCGGACGCCGCCGCCCTGGTGGAGTCGGTCAACGGTGGCAACCAGACCGTCCCGACGGTCGTGTTCCCGGACGGTTCCGCGGTGACCAACCCGTCCCTCGCGCAGGTGCGCGACCGGCTCAGCTGA
- the nudC gene encoding NAD(+) diphosphatase, translating into MIDPDALPLSRAGIDRAAHLRPGGDHLRAALADPATRVLLVSDGAVVTSTGPRVALLEPAQAAHLAGMAGTAGADGTAGTDGTERMDDADDGGWLLLGRGEAGEAYLARRVAQRRPAPPVGVPSDVLVHPVPAGPDPTPERRALPDGLTWTPLRDMGAELSADDAGLATTAVALDGWHARHPRCPRCGARTRVAQSGWTRVCVADASEHYPRTDPAVIMAVVDADDRILLGHAAQWAEGRWSTLAGFVEPGESLEHAVRREVAEEAGVVVGAVSYRGSQPWPFPASLMIGFRATAETTDARADGVELTEVRWFTRGELADAVRAGDVIPPGRASIARALVEEWFGGPLS; encoded by the coding sequence GTGATCGATCCGGATGCCCTGCCGCTGTCCCGTGCCGGAATCGACCGTGCCGCGCACCTGCGCCCCGGGGGCGACCACCTGCGTGCGGCGCTCGCGGACCCCGCGACGCGCGTGCTGCTGGTGAGTGACGGAGCGGTCGTGACGTCCACGGGACCGCGGGTGGCGCTGCTGGAGCCGGCACAGGCGGCGCACCTGGCCGGGATGGCCGGGACGGCCGGCGCAGACGGCACAGCCGGCACAGACGGTACGGAGCGCATGGACGACGCGGACGACGGCGGGTGGCTGCTGCTCGGCCGCGGCGAGGCCGGCGAGGCGTATCTCGCGCGGCGCGTCGCGCAGCGTCGTCCCGCACCGCCGGTCGGCGTGCCGTCCGACGTCCTCGTGCACCCGGTCCCGGCCGGCCCGGACCCGACGCCCGAGCGGCGTGCCCTGCCCGACGGTCTGACATGGACGCCGCTGCGGGACATGGGCGCGGAGCTGTCCGCGGACGACGCGGGCCTGGCCACCACGGCCGTCGCGCTCGACGGCTGGCACGCACGGCACCCGCGCTGCCCGCGCTGCGGCGCCCGCACCCGGGTGGCCCAGTCCGGCTGGACGCGGGTCTGCGTCGCCGACGCCTCCGAGCACTACCCGCGCACCGACCCGGCCGTGATCATGGCGGTCGTGGACGCGGACGACAGGATCCTGCTCGGCCACGCCGCGCAGTGGGCGGAGGGTCGCTGGTCGACCCTGGCGGGCTTCGTCGAGCCGGGGGAGTCGCTCGAGCACGCCGTGCGCCGCGAGGTCGCCGAGGAGGCGGGGGTCGTCGTCGGGGCGGTGTCCTACCGCGGCAGCCAGCCGTGGCCGTTCCCGGCGTCGCTGATGATCGGCTTCCGTGCCACGGCGGAGACGACCGACGCACGCGCGGACGGCGTCGAGCTGACCGAGGTGCGCTGGTTCACCCGCGGCGAGCTCGCGGACGCGGTGCGCGCGGGCGACGTCATCCCGCCCGGACGGGCGTCGATCGCGCGGGCGCTGGTCGAGGAGTGGTTCGGCGGACCGCTCAGCTGA
- a CDS encoding phosphotransferase translates to MVRSPLALAALATVAVPGLDAFDVRRPARPGTDFDTAVVIDGHRNRWVVRAPQHAAAGAALEAEVVLLSMLSAECEAGRLPFAVPAPVGFAHLPEGGRAAVHAEIPGGPLRLERLAPGPGLAAALGRAIAAVHELPTSLVENAGLPAYDAGEYRQRRQAEVDEAARTGKVPPALLRRWEERLEDVALWRFRPTVVHGDLTSDRVLVHGDTVTGLLHWGDACVADPADDLAWLLVTAPADAMDSIMEAYQMRRTELTDPHLADRALLAGELALARWLLYGVRTQDDEIIDDAVAMLEDLDAHTREDHDAEAAPQLA, encoded by the coding sequence GTGGTTCGATCCCCTCTCGCCCTCGCCGCGCTGGCGACCGTCGCCGTCCCGGGACTCGACGCCTTCGACGTCCGGCGTCCGGCCCGACCCGGGACCGACTTCGACACCGCGGTCGTGATCGACGGCCACCGCAACCGGTGGGTCGTGCGCGCGCCGCAGCACGCCGCCGCGGGCGCCGCGCTCGAGGCCGAGGTCGTGCTCCTGAGCATGCTCAGCGCCGAGTGCGAGGCGGGACGGCTCCCGTTCGCCGTCCCCGCCCCCGTCGGGTTCGCGCACCTGCCCGAGGGCGGTCGCGCGGCCGTGCACGCCGAGATCCCCGGCGGTCCCCTCCGCCTCGAACGTCTCGCTCCCGGACCCGGCCTGGCCGCCGCGCTCGGCCGCGCGATCGCCGCGGTGCACGAGCTGCCCACCAGCCTGGTCGAGAATGCCGGTCTGCCCGCCTACGACGCCGGCGAGTACCGCCAGCGCCGTCAGGCGGAGGTGGACGAGGCCGCCCGCACGGGCAAGGTCCCGCCCGCCCTGCTGCGGCGCTGGGAGGAGCGGCTCGAGGACGTCGCGCTGTGGCGCTTCCGGCCGACGGTCGTGCACGGCGACCTGACCAGCGACCGCGTGCTCGTGCACGGGGACACCGTGACCGGGCTCCTGCACTGGGGCGACGCCTGCGTGGCCGACCCGGCCGACGACCTCGCGTGGCTCCTGGTCACCGCGCCTGCGGACGCCATGGACTCGATCATGGAGGCGTACCAGATGCGCCGGACCGAGCTCACCGACCCGCACCTGGCCGACCGTGCGCTGCTCGCAGGTGAGCTGGCACTGGCTCGGTGGCTGCTCTACGGGGTCCGGACGCAGGACGACGAGATCATCGACGACGCCGTCGCGATGCTCGAGGACCTCGACGCCCACACCCGTGAGGACCACGACGCAGAGGCCGCACCGCAGCTGGCGTGA
- a CDS encoding ATP-dependent DNA helicase, with protein MRLSAEQIAALVGQPSPTDEQRVVIEAPLGPSLVVAGAGSGKTETMAARVVWLLANGLVEPEQVLGLTFTRKAAGELAERVRKRLRTLARSAAAEGVTLGGQVDPERAAGLAGLARPTISTYNSYAASLVADHALRIGLDPSARLLGEAAQWQLASEVVEAWSDDLDTDAATSTVIEAVLALSGALDEHLLDAAGARSGIEAILEALAATPPGTPPREPYADVRRLMRSLGERVRVLDLVAEYRSRKRAADAIDFGDQVALAAQLALDVPEVGAGERQRFRVVLLDEYQDTSYAQLTLLGALFGGGHPVTAVGDPHQSIYGWRGASAGGLEGFPTSFPQVHADGSRSPADVHQLSTSWRNDRVILAAANHVAAPLRAAATRVAVPVLAARPGAGEGRVHAHVGETVEDEARAVAEFVRERWRPAGPGRDRVTAAVLCRKRSQFEVLRRALRDAGLPVEVVGLGGLLSAPEVVDLVALLQTAHDPSRGDALMRLLTGARTRLGASDLHALAAWSGELAARHGGTARGRARGVPLDGVTGDGTAGPGAGEGAAGTGVGDVEAGTDADDVVVEADAVDERSIVDALDAITELPVEGWTSRGGRTLSAVGRARLADLAATLRVLRSHTYLSVPELVGEAERLLGLDIEVAARARTSPGRARAQLDAFRDVAVEFARSADHPNLGGFLAWLEAADSRENGLDMPVSEPDPDAVQLITVHAAKGLEWDVVAVAGLVDGGLPATATQGKDGPKDSAWLTGLGSLPYPLRGDRHDLPVFAYAGAEDPKELEERRKQFVLDAGDHQVAEERRLAYVALTRARSDLLLTAAWWGDGTRVRKVSTFLTELAEAGLVEAAGWEQPPDAAGSNPRASLVLTATWPADPFGTESGPSRRTHVEDAADRVRAAMAAHAQGAAQASTQDGEESLPHPWEVLADRLLAERERVRTPSGEVELPAHLSASALVRLEGDPAEFAQHLRRPVPAEPSPQARRGTRFHAWVEGWYGRASLVDVDALPGADDDSAVVDLDERALREAFLATEWADRSPVAVEVDIEISVEGYVLRSRIDAVFPDTGTGTGTGTGTGTSTRTGTVTGADAGRPDGVVVVDWKTGAPPKDETARAARELQLAVYRLAWSRWTGTPLERVRAAFCYVGAGVTVYPERLLDEAEIAALLRATTRTDGPQGADAVAPRVNRPGARANAGGRRRAGWERPKAAPRAAPTLFDTD; from the coding sequence GTGAGGCTCTCCGCGGAACAGATCGCTGCCCTGGTCGGCCAGCCCTCGCCCACGGACGAGCAGCGCGTGGTCATCGAGGCGCCGCTCGGCCCGTCGCTGGTGGTGGCGGGTGCCGGCTCGGGCAAGACCGAGACGATGGCGGCGCGGGTCGTCTGGTTGCTGGCGAACGGTCTGGTGGAGCCGGAGCAGGTGCTGGGGCTGACCTTCACCCGCAAGGCGGCGGGCGAGCTGGCCGAGCGGGTGCGCAAGCGGCTGCGCACCCTGGCCCGGTCGGCCGCGGCCGAGGGCGTCACCCTCGGTGGCCAGGTCGACCCCGAGCGTGCTGCCGGGCTCGCGGGGCTGGCCCGCCCGACGATCTCCACCTACAACTCCTACGCGGCATCCCTCGTGGCCGACCACGCCCTGCGGATCGGCCTCGACCCGTCCGCGCGGCTGCTGGGCGAGGCCGCGCAGTGGCAGCTGGCGTCCGAGGTGGTGGAGGCGTGGAGCGACGACCTGGACACCGACGCCGCGACCTCGACCGTGATCGAGGCGGTGCTCGCGCTGTCCGGTGCGCTCGACGAGCACCTGCTGGACGCAGCCGGTGCCCGGTCGGGGATCGAGGCCATCCTCGAGGCGCTCGCCGCGACGCCGCCCGGCACGCCGCCGCGCGAGCCGTACGCGGACGTGAGGCGGCTGATGCGCTCGCTCGGCGAGCGCGTCCGCGTGCTGGACCTGGTCGCGGAGTACCGGTCGCGCAAGCGCGCGGCCGACGCGATCGACTTCGGCGATCAGGTGGCGCTCGCCGCGCAGCTCGCGCTGGACGTGCCGGAGGTGGGTGCCGGTGAGCGGCAACGGTTCCGCGTGGTGCTGCTCGACGAGTACCAGGACACCTCCTACGCCCAGCTGACGCTCCTCGGAGCGCTGTTCGGCGGTGGCCACCCGGTGACCGCGGTGGGCGACCCGCACCAGTCGATCTACGGGTGGCGTGGCGCGAGCGCCGGTGGCCTCGAGGGTTTCCCGACGTCCTTCCCGCAGGTCCACGCGGACGGCTCCCGCTCCCCGGCGGACGTGCACCAGCTGTCGACCTCGTGGCGCAACGACCGTGTGATCCTCGCCGCGGCGAACCACGTCGCGGCGCCCCTGCGTGCCGCCGCGACGCGGGTGGCCGTGCCGGTCCTGGCCGCCCGGCCGGGGGCGGGCGAGGGTCGGGTGCACGCGCACGTCGGCGAGACGGTCGAGGACGAGGCACGGGCGGTTGCCGAGTTCGTCCGCGAACGCTGGCGGCCGGCGGGTCCCGGACGCGACCGGGTCACCGCCGCGGTGCTGTGCCGCAAGCGGTCCCAGTTCGAGGTCCTGCGACGGGCGCTGCGGGACGCCGGGCTGCCGGTCGAGGTGGTCGGGCTCGGCGGGCTGCTGTCCGCTCCCGAGGTGGTCGACCTCGTCGCGCTCCTGCAGACGGCGCACGACCCGTCGCGCGGGGATGCGCTCATGCGCCTGCTCACCGGGGCGCGCACGCGGCTGGGCGCCTCGGACCTGCACGCGCTCGCGGCCTGGTCCGGCGAGCTGGCCGCGCGGCACGGTGGCACGGCCCGCGGGCGCGCTCGTGGTGTGCCGCTCGACGGCGTCACGGGCGACGGCACGGCGGGCCCGGGTGCCGGTGAGGGCGCGGCGGGCACGGGCGTCGGCGACGTCGAGGCGGGCACGGATGCCGACGACGTCGTCGTCGAGGCGGACGCCGTGGACGAACGCAGCATCGTGGATGCGCTCGACGCGATCACCGAGCTGCCCGTCGAGGGCTGGACCAGCCGTGGCGGCCGGACCCTCAGTGCGGTGGGCCGGGCCCGGCTCGCGGACCTGGCGGCGACGCTGCGGGTGCTCCGCTCGCATACGTACCTGTCGGTGCCGGAGCTGGTCGGGGAGGCCGAGCGACTCCTGGGCCTGGACATCGAGGTCGCCGCGCGGGCGCGCACGTCGCCCGGCCGTGCCCGGGCGCAGCTCGACGCGTTCCGGGACGTGGCCGTGGAGTTCGCCCGCTCGGCGGACCACCCGAACCTCGGCGGGTTCCTCGCCTGGCTCGAGGCGGCCGACAGCCGAGAGAACGGCCTCGACATGCCGGTCTCCGAGCCCGATCCCGACGCGGTGCAGCTGATCACCGTGCACGCGGCCAAGGGGCTCGAGTGGGACGTCGTCGCGGTGGCCGGTCTGGTCGACGGCGGTCTGCCCGCCACGGCCACCCAGGGCAAGGACGGACCGAAGGACTCGGCCTGGCTGACCGGCCTCGGGTCCCTGCCGTACCCGCTGCGCGGCGACCGTCACGACCTGCCGGTCTTCGCCTACGCCGGCGCGGAGGACCCCAAGGAGCTGGAGGAGCGGCGCAAGCAGTTTGTGCTCGACGCCGGGGACCACCAGGTCGCGGAGGAACGGCGGCTGGCGTACGTCGCCCTGACTCGCGCGCGCTCCGACCTCCTCCTCACCGCGGCGTGGTGGGGCGACGGCACGCGCGTGCGGAAGGTCTCGACGTTCCTCACCGAGCTCGCGGAGGCCGGCCTCGTCGAGGCGGCCGGCTGGGAGCAGCCTCCGGACGCGGCGGGGAGCAACCCCCGGGCGTCGCTCGTGCTCACGGCGACGTGGCCAGCGGACCCGTTCGGCACCGAGAGCGGGCCGAGCAGGCGCACGCACGTCGAGGACGCCGCCGACCGGGTCCGCGCCGCGATGGCGGCGCACGCCCAGGGTGCGGCGCAGGCCAGCACGCAGGACGGGGAGGAGTCGCTCCCGCACCCCTGGGAGGTGCTGGCCGACCGCCTGCTCGCCGAGCGTGAGCGCGTCCGCACGCCGTCGGGCGAGGTGGAGCTGCCCGCGCACCTGTCCGCGTCAGCGCTGGTGCGGCTCGAGGGTGACCCGGCGGAGTTCGCTCAGCACCTGCGCAGGCCCGTGCCGGCGGAGCCGTCGCCGCAGGCGCGGCGCGGCACGCGCTTCCACGCCTGGGTCGAGGGCTGGTACGGCCGCGCGTCGCTGGTGGACGTCGACGCCCTGCCGGGTGCCGACGACGACTCGGCGGTGGTCGACCTGGACGAGCGGGCGCTGCGTGAGGCTTTCCTGGCCACGGAGTGGGCGGACCGGTCGCCGGTGGCCGTGGAGGTCGACATCGAGATCTCGGTGGAGGGCTACGTGCTGCGCTCCCGGATCGACGCGGTCTTCCCGGACACCGGCACCGGCACCGGCACCGGCACCGGCACTGGCACGAGCACGAGGACCGGCACGGTTACCGGTGCCGACGCGGGCCGACCGGACGGGGTGGTGGTCGTCGACTGGAAGACCGGGGCGCCACCGAAGGACGAGACCGCCCGTGCGGCCCGCGAGCTGCAGCTGGCCGTCTACCGCCTCGCCTGGTCGCGCTGGACGGGCACCCCGCTCGAACGCGTCCGTGCGGCGTTCTGCTACGTGGGCGCGGGAGTCACGGTGTACCCGGAGCGGCTGCTCGACGAGGCGGAGATCGCCGCGCTGCTCCGCGCGACCACGCGGACGGACGGCCCGCAGGGTGCCGATGCCGTCGCGCCGCGCGTCAACCGCCCGGGCGCCCGGGCGAACGCGGGCGGGCGGCGTCGAGCGGGCTGGGAGCGGCCGAAAGCCGCGCCACGCGCGGCGCCGACGCTGTTCGACACCGACTGA